The genomic window TGTGTCTTGCTAAGTGAGTTAAAACTTCAAAAGGTTTACCTTTAAGTTCAATTTCAACACCAGCATATTCAATTTTTTCTTCATCAGGGTTAATGATTAAATCATCAATTTCAATGATGTTTGTTCCACCAAATCTAAGTCTTGCTTCAATTCTAGCTAATAAAATATCAAAATCAAATGGTTTTTTGATAAAATCATCTGCACCAGATTTTAATGCTTCAATTTCTGATTCTTTATCATCTCTTGCTGAAATGATAACAACAGCTGTTCTTGAACTTCTGTTTTTTACTATTTTACATAGTTCAATTCCGTCACCATCTGGTAACATCCAATCAGTTAAAACTAAATCGTAGTTTCTAATGTCGATAAAGTACTCTGCATCTTTATAATTTTCAGCAGTATCTACTTGATATCCAAAGTCTGAAAGACCCTCTTGTAGTGTTCTATTTAGTGTTATTTCGTCTTCAATAATCAAAATTCTCATAATATTCCTTAAATTTAAGTTAAATTTAAATTTGGACGGAATTGTATCATAAAAATTTCAAAATTTAAAGCTTTTTTAAGCTAAATTTTAAAATTTATTAATTAGGAATTTATTTAATAAACATATTCTTATAAAAATAGCTATTTATTAGTGTTAAATTAACTGTTTATTAACTATGAATTGATAAAATAGCACAAATATAAAAACCCCAAGGAATATTATGAAAAAAATAGTGACAAGTATAGTTGCATCATTAGTTCTAGTAACTGCATTAAATGCAAAAGATTATGGTTCAGTTGATGGTGAGGCGATCA from Arcobacter venerupis includes these protein-coding regions:
- the hsrA gene encoding homeostatic response regulator transcription factor HsrA: MRILIIEDEITLNRTLQEGLSDFGYQVDTAENYKDAEYFIDIRNYDLVLTDWMLPDGDGIELCKIVKNRSSRTAVVIISARDDKESEIEALKSGADDFIKKPFDFDILLARIEARLRFGGTNIIEIDDLIINPDEEKIEYAGVEIELKGKPFEVLTHLARHRDQIVSKEQLLDAIWEEPELVTPNVIEVAINQIRQKMDKPLNISTIETIRRRGYRFCYPNTIEDTKAK